Proteins co-encoded in one Desulfobaccales bacterium genomic window:
- a CDS encoding cytochrome c produces MPRTLLAGLLILALAAGLALAQNPPDLAAQGKKLYEDNCADCHRSSGEGLPVKFPALKGSAFVQGDPEPVIEILLNGRRGKLGRMPAWREHFNDQEIAAVATYIRSAWGNKAPAVTPESVAAARKKK; encoded by the coding sequence ATGCCCCGCACCCTGTTGGCAGGCCTGCTGATCCTGGCCCTGGCCGCCGGCCTGGCCCTGGCGCAAAATCCCCCTGACTTGGCGGCCCAGGGCAAAAAGCTCTATGAGGACAACTGCGCCGACTGCCATCGCTCAAGCGGCGAGGGCCTGCCGGTGAAATTCCCCGCCCTCAAAGGCAGTGCTTTTGTTCAGGGCGACCCCGAGCCGGTGATTGAGATTTTGCTCAACGGCCGCCGGGGAAAGCTGGGCCGCATGCCCGCCTGGCGGGAGCACTTTAACGACCAGGAAATCGCCGCAGTGGCCACCTATATCCGCAGCGCCTGGGGGAACAAGGCGCCGGCGGTCA